In Bacteroidota bacterium, the following are encoded in one genomic region:
- a CDS encoding T9SS type A sorting domain-containing protein gives MKRFFGFVLAFVFPSMALLAQDTVVVQTLTYDSTTRAGVWTFPSDTNSWRKVIMQYSMRCHDALIGNANNVGCYEWDYSCNTIITDSSRTDSAKRTAPDHVISNFSGQQFAITNATTYSYWDYLQHNVTYSGVVSENTYGVLGTSPAAQNYPFGTANRVGKSQFLWTATELSGQGLTAGQITSMRLNLASLGSQADFMRIKIKPTSATTLDPNSPNLSGFTEVYFVNTPFPATGWQQFNFYAPYVWNGTDNLIVEFSYRNQNSGTNNGVNCYNVGSDMGLYTNSVDKYIEFSGAEHIDVDPTAFSNITNEITVSFWSWGAANLPANTGIFEGTNASGARATNVHLPWSDSNVYWDCGADGAGYDRISKPVNAADFRGRWTHWAFTKNAVTGEMKIWMDGQLFHSGTGKTKPMDIRNFRIGGGLGCCYDYYGKVNEFQVFSTALDGPTIQNWMYKDLNGGHPNYANLVAYYKFDEGTGVTINDASPNATTCTAAGAPVWGEVDASALYRNFTVTQQRPQIYMVRGVYTTTNDVTTTIRDSVADAPHQVISYTVINNNLVPVDTNYYFQSGWQYVYDAQSGAVIDSISSVTDSLLNITTLDYYAKTPARYEIMSFVTPYGNGLDLGINGVMWEFDMSDFIPILHGAKRMSMEYGGQNQEEIDIRFLFIRGTPPREVQNIQPIWPLASHGMTTIFNDGAYEPRNFALPLNSAGWKIRSTITGHQQNGEFVARWHWLNINGGAQEARWRVWKECADMPVYPQGGTWLYDRAGWCPGVPSDLYELEVGAQGNPGDTLEVDYGMDVVSNTSATNYLNCTQFVTYGPANFTLDAAVTDVKRPSKNVRYKRFNPACNLPIVIIRNEGTTTITSLVITYNMKGGPTRTFNWTGSLDFLQSTEVTLPVDNASFWTGTESVFEVELTAPNGGVDQQPDNDGYAVPYDAWDNYVGATMDFYWRTNNQPAQNVWRLYDENGTVILQSSPFLVANTTYTEVFNLPQGCYTLKFDDLGDDGLYYWASPNNGTGFARTREDGNVRKIFNAEFGKFFKYDFWTDGTLVGNDVQRPERIVLYPNPSSGRFNLDMEGFLDTHLQLEVFDMSGRKVWGQETDSGNMNFIQFQIDLSNCANGAYVLKIWDGHEMKFRDLIKQ, from the coding sequence ATGAAGAGATTTTTCGGATTCGTTTTGGCTTTTGTTTTCCCCTCCATGGCGCTTTTGGCGCAAGATACGGTGGTCGTGCAGACACTCACGTACGATTCGACAACGCGGGCTGGTGTTTGGACCTTTCCTTCGGATACCAATTCCTGGCGCAAGGTCATCATGCAATATTCCATGCGGTGCCACGATGCTTTGATCGGCAATGCCAACAACGTCGGCTGCTACGAATGGGATTACAGCTGCAATACCATCATCACCGACTCCAGCCGCACGGATTCGGCCAAACGGACCGCTCCCGACCATGTCATTTCCAATTTTTCGGGTCAGCAATTTGCGATTACCAATGCGACGACCTATTCCTATTGGGACTACTTGCAGCATAACGTCACGTATTCGGGTGTCGTATCCGAGAATACATACGGCGTCTTGGGGACTTCGCCGGCAGCGCAAAATTACCCATTCGGTACCGCCAACCGTGTCGGCAAGTCGCAATTTCTCTGGACCGCCACCGAACTCAGCGGCCAAGGCCTCACCGCAGGTCAGATTACAAGCATGCGCTTGAATCTGGCGAGTCTGGGTTCGCAAGCCGACTTCATGCGCATCAAAATCAAACCCACGTCCGCCACGACCTTGGATCCCAACAGCCCCAACCTCAGCGGATTCACCGAAGTTTATTTTGTCAACACGCCATTCCCCGCGACAGGCTGGCAGCAATTCAATTTCTACGCACCGTATGTCTGGAACGGGACGGACAATTTGATCGTCGAATTCAGCTACCGCAATCAAAACAGCGGCACCAACAACGGCGTCAATTGCTACAATGTCGGCTCCGACATGGGCCTCTACACCAATTCCGTTGACAAATACATCGAATTCAGTGGCGCGGAGCATATCGACGTGGATCCCACCGCATTCAGCAACATCACCAACGAAATCACCGTCTCATTCTGGTCTTGGGGCGCTGCGAATCTTCCCGCGAATACCGGCATCTTTGAAGGCACCAACGCCTCCGGCGCACGCGCAACAAATGTGCACTTGCCATGGAGCGACAGCAATGTCTATTGGGATTGCGGCGCGGATGGTGCTGGGTATGACCGCATCAGCAAGCCCGTCAATGCAGCGGATTTCCGCGGACGGTGGACCCACTGGGCCTTCACCAAAAATGCGGTCACCGGGGAAATGAAAATCTGGATGGACGGCCAATTGTTCCATTCGGGAACAGGCAAGACCAAACCGATGGACATTCGCAACTTCCGCATCGGCGGTGGTTTGGGCTGCTGCTATGATTATTATGGTAAGGTCAATGAATTTCAGGTGTTTAGCACTGCCTTGGATGGGCCAACCATCCAAAACTGGATGTACAAGGACTTGAACGGCGGTCACCCCAACTACGCCAACTTGGTGGCCTATTACAAATTTGACGAGGGCACGGGCGTGACCATCAACGATGCTTCCCCGAATGCCACCACCTGTACCGCCGCCGGCGCGCCTGTTTGGGGCGAAGTCGATGCAAGTGCCTTGTACCGCAATTTCACAGTGACGCAGCAGCGCCCGCAGATTTACATGGTGCGTGGCGTGTACACGACCACCAACGACGTGACCACCACGATCCGTGACTCGGTCGCCGATGCCCCGCATCAAGTGATTTCCTACACGGTCATCAACAACAACCTCGTGCCGGTCGATACCAATTATTACTTCCAATCCGGCTGGCAATATGTCTACGACGCCCAATCCGGTGCGGTGATCGATTCGATCAGCTCCGTGACCGATAGTTTGCTCAACATCACCACGCTGGATTATTACGCCAAAACCCCGGCCCGCTACGAAATCATGTCGTTTGTGACGCCTTACGGCAACGGCCTCGACCTTGGCATCAACGGCGTGATGTGGGAATTTGACATGTCTGACTTTATCCCCATTCTCCACGGCGCCAAGCGGATGTCGATGGAATACGGCGGCCAAAACCAAGAGGAAATCGACATCCGTTTCCTGTTTATCAGAGGAACGCCTCCCCGAGAAGTGCAGAATATACAGCCGATTTGGCCATTGGCGTCGCATGGCATGACGACGATTTTCAATGATGGCGCCTACGAGCCGCGGAATTTTGCATTGCCGCTCAACAGTGCAGGCTGGAAAATCCGTTCGACGATCACCGGGCACCAACAAAACGGCGAATTCGTAGCCCGTTGGCATTGGTTGAACATCAATGGCGGTGCACAAGAGGCACGTTGGAGGGTTTGGAAGGAATGCGCCGACATGCCGGTCTATCCACAAGGCGGAACTTGGTTGTATGACCGCGCCGGATGGTGCCCGGGCGTGCCTTCGGACCTCTACGAACTTGAAGTAGGCGCGCAGGGAAATCCGGGAGACACCTTGGAAGTGGACTATGGCATGGACGTCGTATCCAATACCTCTGCCACCAACTACCTGAACTGCACGCAGTTTGTGACTTATGGTCCAGCGAATTTTACGCTCGACGCAGCTGTGACCGACGTCAAGCGTCCGAGCAAAAACGTCCGTTACAAACGGTTCAACCCTGCTTGCAACCTGCCGATTGTGATCATCCGCAACGAAGGCACGACGACCATCACAAGTTTGGTGATCACATACAATATGAAAGGCGGCCCAACCCGCACATTCAACTGGACGGGCAGTTTGGATTTCTTGCAATCGACCGAAGTCACCCTGCCCGTCGACAATGCGTCGTTCTGGACGGGGACAGAAAGCGTGTTTGAAGTGGAATTGACCGCTCCGAATGGCGGCGTTGATCAGCAGCCTGACAACGATGGCTACGCAGTACCCTACGATGCCTGGGACAATTATGTGGGCGCCACGATGGATTTTTACTGGCGCACCAACAATCAGCCGGCGCAGAATGTATGGCGTCTGTACGATGAAAACGGAACCGTGATTTTGCAGTCTTCGCCGTTTTTGGTGGCGAACACCACATATACAGAGGTGTTTAACCTGCCGCAGGGCTGCTACACCCTCAAGTTTGATGACTTGGGCGACGATGGCCTGTATTACTGGGCATCTCCCAACAACGGGACGGGCTTTGCACGCACCCGCGAAGACGGCAACGTCCGCAAGATCTTCAATGCCGAATTCGGGAAGTTTTTCAAATACGATTTCTGGACCGACGGCACATTGGTCGGCAACGATGTCCAACGCCCGGAGCGCATTGTCCTCTATCCGAATCCGTCTTCAGGCCGATTCAACCTCGACATGGAGGGCTTTTTGGATACCCACCTGCAACTGGAAGTCTTTGACATGAGCGGCCGCAAGGTTTGGGGTCAGGAAACCGATTCCGGCAACATGAATTTCATCCAGTTCCAAATCGACCTCAGCAACTGCGCCAACGGCGCCTACGTTCTCAAAATCTGGGATGGCCACGAAATGAAATTCCGCGATTTGATCAAACAGTAG
- a CDS encoding acetyl-CoA carboxylase carboxyltransferase subunit alpha, with product MSTFILEFEKPIVEMEEKLEEVKRRAEEKKLKGGKKDLEKAAEMEAQIVEMQEVIEKLKHQIFGNLSRWERVQLSRHPQRPYTLDYIEHIAEDFIELFGDRAFADDKAIVGGFGRIGQQTVMFIGQQKGRDTKSRQYRNFGMPNPEGYRKALRLMKIAEKFEKPVVTLIDTPGAFPGLEAEERGQGEAIARNLLEMARLKVPIICIVIGEGASGGALGIGVGDRIYQLENTWYSVISPESCSSILWRSWDHKEEAAEALKLTAEDNLRMKIIDGIIPEPLGGAHKNPEEAYKAVKEQIKKDIKYLKTKTVEKLIEHRIAKFSAMGFVEDPSQPANGHNEADH from the coding sequence ATGAGTACGTTCATATTGGAGTTTGAGAAGCCCATCGTCGAGATGGAGGAGAAACTGGAAGAAGTCAAGCGACGCGCTGAGGAAAAGAAGCTGAAGGGTGGCAAGAAAGACCTGGAGAAGGCAGCCGAGATGGAAGCGCAAATCGTTGAGATGCAAGAGGTCATCGAAAAACTCAAGCATCAGATTTTTGGAAATTTGAGCCGTTGGGAACGGGTGCAACTTTCGCGCCATCCGCAGCGTCCCTATACCTTGGATTATATCGAGCACATTGCCGAGGACTTTATCGAGCTCTTTGGCGACCGTGCATTTGCAGATGACAAGGCGATCGTCGGCGGATTTGGCCGCATCGGACAACAAACGGTGATGTTCATCGGTCAGCAAAAAGGCCGTGACACCAAATCCCGTCAATACCGCAACTTCGGAATGCCGAACCCTGAGGGTTATCGCAAGGCCTTGCGCCTGATGAAAATTGCCGAGAAATTCGAAAAGCCCGTCGTGACCTTGATCGACACCCCCGGAGCGTTTCCTGGATTGGAAGCCGAGGAACGTGGTCAGGGCGAGGCGATTGCAAGAAATCTCCTGGAAATGGCGCGTTTGAAAGTCCCGATTATCTGCATCGTCATCGGCGAAGGTGCATCCGGTGGGGCCTTGGGCATTGGTGTTGGCGACAGGATTTATCAGTTGGAAAATACTTGGTACTCTGTGATTTCGCCGGAATCCTGCTCGAGCATCCTTTGGAGAAGCTGGGACCACAAAGAGGAAGCTGCGGAGGCACTCAAACTCACCGCAGAAGACAATCTGCGCATGAAAATCATCGACGGCATCATTCCGGAGCCGTTGGGAGGCGCACATAAAAATCCTGAGGAGGCCTATAAAGCTGTCAAGGAGCAGATCAAGAAAGATATCAAATATCTGAAAACCAAGACGGTAGAGAAGCTCATCGAACATCGCATTGCAAAATTCTCGGCAATGGGTTTTGTTGAGGATCCTTCGCAGCCTGCCAATGGGCACAATGAAGCTGATCACTGA
- a CDS encoding DUF393 domain-containing protein yields MATESDRPILIFDGVCELCNASVDFIMKWEKRPDLLFTANQNPPGRALLEKFGEDPDAVSTVYLVQNGKLYKRSSAALRIARLLRFPWFLAYGLIIIPPFIRDFFYKIIANNRYRWFGQKETCRIPTPEEIARFLLE; encoded by the coding sequence ATGGCCACTGAATCCGATCGCCCCATCCTGATTTTTGACGGTGTTTGCGAACTCTGCAATGCCTCCGTGGATTTCATCATGAAATGGGAAAAACGCCCCGATTTGTTGTTTACGGCGAATCAGAATCCGCCCGGGCGGGCCTTGTTGGAAAAATTCGGGGAGGATCCGGATGCAGTTTCGACGGTCTATTTGGTGCAGAATGGCAAACTCTACAAACGGAGTTCGGCGGCGTTGCGGATCGCGCGTTTGTTGCGTTTCCCTTGGTTTTTGGCTTACGGATTGATCATCATTCCGCCTTTCATCCGGGACTTTTTCTACAAGATCATTGCCAACAACCGCTACCGCTGGTTCGGCCAAAAGGAAACCTGCCGCATCCCGACGCCGGAGGAGATTGCACGGTTTTTGCTGGAGTGA
- a CDS encoding diaminopimelate epimerase: protein MEIPFYKYHGTGNDFILVDNRKQLLTGNENAWFAAICHRRFGIGADGVILLNAHAHYDFEMDYFNSDGNRSSMCGNGGRCIVRFAADLGIVAEEADFLAVDGEHVAMISADEVKLKMGLPTGFQQLEDDHYWIHTGSPHYVQLLGTPVAEHDVVAHGRAIRNSAPWTIEGTNVNFVQAVSDAEAHVRTYERGVEDETWSCGTGVTAVAEVFARIFPGSPSVKVLHTPGGTLKVHTAEGEAPWLQGPATFVFKGSIPFPDRG, encoded by the coding sequence ATGGAAATACCATTCTATAAATACCACGGCACTGGCAACGATTTTATCCTCGTTGACAACCGGAAACAACTGCTCACGGGCAATGAAAATGCCTGGTTTGCGGCCATCTGCCACCGGAGGTTCGGTATCGGCGCAGACGGGGTCATCCTGCTCAATGCCCACGCCCACTACGATTTCGAGATGGATTATTTCAATTCGGATGGCAATCGCAGCAGCATGTGTGGCAATGGCGGCCGGTGCATCGTGCGGTTTGCGGCCGACCTTGGAATCGTGGCCGAGGAGGCTGATTTTCTGGCGGTCGATGGCGAACACGTCGCGATGATCAGTGCCGACGAAGTGAAGCTCAAAATGGGCCTGCCTACAGGATTCCAGCAATTGGAAGACGATCATTATTGGATTCATACCGGCTCCCCGCATTATGTGCAGTTGCTGGGAACGCCTGTCGCTGAGCATGATGTGGTCGCTCACGGGCGCGCCATCCGCAACAGTGCACCTTGGACAATCGAAGGGACGAATGTCAACTTCGTGCAAGCGGTTTCGGATGCGGAGGCGCATGTGCGCACTTACGAGCGCGGGGTCGAAGACGAAACGTGGAGCTGCGGAACCGGCGTGACCGCCGTGGCGGAAGTCTTCGCCCGGATTTTCCCCGGCAGCCCCTCGGTCAAAGTGCTGCATACGCCCGGCGGTACGCTCAAAGTGCATACGGCTGAAGGCGAGGCCCCGTGGCTGCAAGGCCCGGCCACTTTTGTATTCAAAGGTTCAATCCCATTCCCTGATCGTGGCTGA
- a CDS encoding acyl-CoA carboxylase subunit beta, whose protein sequence is MHEKAFEKLENKTALSLLGGGEKRIEDQHKKGKLTARERLELLMDKGTFEEIGRFVEHRSHEFGLEKQRILGDGVVTGFGKINGRMVYVFSQDFTVFGGSLSEAHAEKIVRIMDLAMKNGAPVIGLNDSGGARIQEGVVSLGAYADIFYRNTLASGLVPQISAIMGPCAGGAVYSPAITDFIMMVEQTSYMFVTGPHVVKTVTHEDVTSEELGGASTHATKSGVTHFTYANEIACLNGIKRLLSYMPQNCEEEPTILPFEGDLLQKIPALNNIVPETANQPYDIKEVIELVCDTESFMEVHADYAGNIVVGFARLAGRSIGIVANQPSVLAGVLDINASKKGARFVRFCDAFNIPLLVFEDVPGFLPGTDQEWNAIITNGAKLLYAFCEATVPRITVITRKAYGGAYDVMNSKHIGADMNYAWPMAEIAVMGAKGAAEIIFRKEISEAEDPTAALNAKVAEYERIFATPYRAAGRGYIDEVIKPEDTRAKLIRAFEMAENKAEKQPKKKHGNIPL, encoded by the coding sequence ATGCACGAAAAAGCCTTTGAAAAGCTTGAAAATAAAACCGCACTGAGCCTTTTGGGCGGCGGCGAAAAACGGATCGAAGACCAACACAAAAAAGGCAAACTCACGGCCCGCGAACGTTTGGAATTGCTCATGGACAAGGGCACATTCGAAGAAATTGGCCGATTTGTCGAGCACCGCTCCCATGAATTCGGGTTGGAAAAGCAGCGCATCTTGGGCGATGGTGTCGTGACCGGATTTGGCAAGATCAATGGCCGGATGGTTTATGTTTTCAGCCAGGATTTCACCGTCTTCGGCGGATCGCTTTCGGAAGCGCATGCCGAAAAGATCGTGCGGATCATGGACTTGGCGATGAAAAATGGCGCTCCTGTGATCGGACTCAACGATTCGGGAGGCGCACGTATTCAGGAAGGCGTGGTTTCCTTGGGCGCTTATGCCGACATCTTCTACCGCAACACACTCGCTTCCGGATTGGTGCCGCAGATTTCTGCCATCATGGGCCCTTGCGCCGGTGGTGCGGTGTACAGTCCCGCCATTACGGACTTCATCATGATGGTCGAGCAGACCTCTTATATGTTTGTGACCGGCCCGCACGTCGTGAAAACGGTGACGCATGAGGATGTGACCTCCGAAGAACTCGGCGGAGCATCGACCCATGCCACCAAAAGCGGCGTGACGCACTTCACCTACGCCAACGAAATCGCCTGCCTCAACGGCATCAAGCGCCTGTTGAGCTATATGCCGCAGAATTGTGAGGAAGAACCAACGATTCTGCCATTTGAAGGCGACCTCCTCCAAAAAATTCCTGCCCTGAACAACATCGTTCCGGAAACCGCCAATCAGCCTTACGACATCAAGGAAGTGATCGAATTGGTCTGTGATACCGAATCGTTCATGGAAGTGCATGCCGACTATGCCGGCAATATTGTCGTGGGCTTTGCCCGCTTGGCGGGTCGCAGCATCGGCATCGTTGCCAACCAACCTTCGGTTTTGGCCGGGGTTTTGGACATCAATGCCTCGAAAAAAGGCGCACGTTTTGTGCGTTTCTGCGATGCCTTCAACATTCCGCTGCTGGTATTTGAAGACGTGCCGGGCTTCTTGCCGGGAACGGATCAGGAGTGGAATGCCATCATCACGAACGGTGCGAAGTTGCTGTATGCCTTCTGCGAAGCGACTGTGCCGCGCATCACCGTCATCACGCGCAAAGCCTACGGCGGGGCCTACGACGTGATGAACTCCAAGCATATCGGTGCCGACATGAACTACGCTTGGCCGATGGCAGAAATCGCCGTCATGGGTGCCAAAGGCGCAGCCGAAATCATTTTCCGTAAGGAAATTTCGGAAGCAGAAGACCCGACAGCAGCACTCAACGCCAAAGTCGCCGAATATGAGCGCATCTTCGCCACGCCGTACCGCGCGGCAGGCCGCGGCTACATCGACGAAGTGATCAAGCCCGAAGACACAAGAGCCAAGCTCATCCGCGCCTTCGAAATGGCTGAAAACAAGGCAGAAAAGCAGCCGAAGAAGAAGCATGGAAATATTCCGCTTTGA
- a CDS encoding RNAase: MNPILNRSMFFVKEHVGMFKASKNFDILDPESKAIILICREENMPFFTKMLRFSDYKRMTPFAIDIKTPEGKTLITVKRGWTFFRSVVEVFDENGQLVGTFRQKMLSIGGKFDLLAPDGSLMCTLRGKWTSWDFTFERDNQQFARVTKKWAGFGKELFTTADNYMLSIEPSVAPNDPMRQLIIASVMCIDLVLKE; the protein is encoded by the coding sequence ATGAATCCCATTCTCAACCGCAGCATGTTTTTTGTCAAGGAGCATGTGGGCATGTTCAAAGCCTCCAAGAACTTTGACATTCTCGATCCCGAATCCAAAGCGATCATCCTCATTTGCCGAGAGGAGAACATGCCATTTTTTACCAAAATGCTGCGTTTTTCCGACTACAAACGGATGACGCCATTTGCGATCGACATCAAAACGCCGGAAGGGAAGACGTTGATCACGGTCAAACGTGGATGGACCTTTTTCCGTTCGGTGGTGGAGGTTTTTGACGAAAACGGCCAATTGGTGGGAACTTTCCGGCAGAAAATGCTGTCGATCGGCGGCAAATTTGACTTGCTCGCACCCGATGGCAGCCTGATGTGCACATTGCGCGGCAAATGGACAAGCTGGGACTTCACCTTCGAAAGAGACAATCAGCAATTTGCGCGGGTCACCAAAAAATGGGCGGGATTCGGCAAAGAGCTTTTCACCACCGCAGACAACTACATGCTTTCGATCGAACCGTCGGTCGCACCCAATGATCCGATGCGGCAATTGATCATCGCCTCGGTCATGTGCATTGACTTGGTCCTCAAGGAATGA
- a CDS encoding FAD-binding protein: MAIGSFQKIEQQDTEAFAAIVGAEFVIQSAEGMESYSHDYTEDLHFVPDLVVKPANAQEIAAVMRHCHARNIVVTPAGARTGLSGGMLAVHGGLILATDRLNRILHIDERNLQVTTQPAVITQVLQDAVAAVGLFYPVDPASRGSCYIGGNIAENSGGLRAVKYGIVKDYVLDLEVVLPSGDIIRTGAKTLKNSTGYNLTQLMVGSEGTLGIVTEATLRLIPHPTHQMVMLAPFASAEQACDAVSAIFRAGITPSALEFMEKEAIDLAQAFLGEFPFQTEGIEAQLLIEVDGNHPERIMSECEAIYAVLSQFNSGEILLAETAEEQNRLWKVRRTIGEATRAGRMIKEEDTVVPRAELAKLWTCIKTTAKKYEIEAFCFGHAGDGNLHVHIPRPKENVGDWAERTDKAVREIFEYTVSLGGTLSGEHGIGLVQKEYMDIPFSNVELDLMKRIKEVFDPKGILNPGKMFPGV, from the coding sequence ATGGCCATCGGCTCCTTTCAAAAAATCGAACAGCAAGACACTGAGGCATTTGCCGCCATCGTCGGCGCTGAATTTGTGATTCAGTCCGCCGAAGGCATGGAATCCTATTCCCATGACTATACCGAGGACCTGCATTTTGTGCCGGACCTGGTCGTGAAGCCTGCGAATGCGCAAGAAATCGCGGCGGTGATGCGCCATTGTCATGCGCGCAACATCGTGGTCACGCCTGCGGGCGCTCGCACGGGCCTGAGCGGAGGCATGTTAGCCGTCCACGGCGGTCTCATTCTGGCGACCGACCGCCTCAACCGCATTCTCCACATCGATGAACGCAACCTGCAAGTGACCACGCAACCCGCCGTGATCACGCAGGTTTTGCAGGATGCCGTCGCGGCCGTCGGCCTGTTTTATCCCGTCGATCCGGCAAGCCGCGGCAGTTGCTATATCGGTGGCAACATCGCGGAGAATTCGGGCGGACTCAGGGCCGTGAAATATGGCATCGTCAAGGACTATGTCCTTGATCTTGAAGTGGTCTTGCCTTCGGGCGACATCATTCGCACGGGCGCCAAGACATTGAAAAATTCGACGGGCTACAACCTCACGCAGTTGATGGTCGGCAGCGAAGGGACCCTGGGCATCGTCACCGAGGCGACCCTGCGGCTCATCCCCCACCCGACCCATCAAATGGTGATGTTGGCGCCTTTTGCGTCTGCCGAACAGGCTTGCGACGCCGTTTCGGCCATTTTCAGGGCTGGGATCACGCCTTCGGCATTGGAATTCATGGAAAAGGAAGCCATTGACCTTGCGCAAGCCTTCCTTGGCGAATTTCCCTTCCAAACCGAAGGCATCGAAGCGCAACTCCTGATCGAGGTCGATGGCAACCACCCCGAACGCATCATGAGCGAATGCGAGGCGATTTATGCCGTCCTCAGCCAATTCAACAGCGGTGAAATCCTGCTGGCGGAAACGGCGGAAGAGCAAAATCGGCTCTGGAAAGTGCGGCGCACCATCGGTGAAGCCACCCGCGCGGGCCGCATGATCAAGGAAGAAGACACCGTGGTGCCCCGCGCCGAACTCGCCAAACTCTGGACATGCATCAAAACCACCGCCAAAAAGTACGAGATCGAAGCGTTTTGCTTCGGCCACGCCGGCGACGGGAACCTGCACGTGCACATTCCAAGACCCAAGGAAAATGTAGGCGACTGGGCCGAAAGGACCGACAAAGCCGTTCGGGAGATTTTTGAATACACGGTTTCACTCGGCGGCACGCTCAGCGGCGAGCACGGCATCGGCCTCGTTCAGAAGGAATACATGGACATTCCATTTTCCAATGTCGAGCTGGATCTGATGAAACGGATCAAGGAAGTGTTTGATCCCAAGGGCATTCTGAATCCGGGGAAGATGTTTCCGGGAGTCTGA
- a CDS encoding M42 family metallopeptidase produces the protein MDEKSLDFLTRYLNNPAPTGFESQGQKIWMDYMRPYVDEFITDTYGNAVAVVNPGASYKVVLAAHADEISWFVSHITTDGFIYVKRNGGSDHIIAPSKRVTIFGDNGIVKGLFGWPAIHTRTKGREETPKLTNIFIDVGAANEAEVRAMGIHTGSVVLFDEEFQILNDRYFTGRALDNRLGGFMIAEVARRLHEARQRPDYTLYFVNSVQEEVGMRGAQMIAERLRPDVALVTDVTHDTSTPMVDKFENGDIRCGRGPVLMIGPAVHNKLLAHLVGVAKDKEIAFQYDAASRATGTDTDAFAYSHTGVASALVSVPLRYMHTTVEMVHKDDVEATVNFMHNFVLSLENGQKFSYFD, from the coding sequence ATGGACGAAAAAAGTCTGGACTTCCTTACGCGCTACTTGAATAACCCCGCACCGACGGGGTTTGAATCCCAGGGCCAGAAAATCTGGATGGATTACATGCGTCCTTATGTCGATGAATTTATCACCGACACCTACGGGAACGCCGTCGCGGTGGTCAATCCCGGCGCAAGCTACAAGGTGGTTTTGGCGGCGCATGCCGACGAAATTTCCTGGTTTGTGAGCCATATCACCACAGATGGCTTCATCTACGTGAAGCGCAACGGCGGCAGCGACCATATCATCGCCCCGTCCAAACGCGTCACCATTTTCGGGGACAACGGCATCGTCAAGGGCCTTTTTGGTTGGCCTGCCATCCATACCCGCACCAAAGGCCGTGAGGAAACGCCCAAACTCACCAACATCTTCATCGACGTAGGTGCTGCCAACGAAGCCGAAGTCCGCGCCATGGGTATCCACACCGGTTCTGTGGTTTTGTTTGACGAGGAATTTCAGATTCTGAACGACCGCTACTTCACAGGCCGCGCCCTGGACAACCGCTTGGGCGGATTTATGATCGCCGAAGTCGCCCGCAGGCTGCACGAAGCCCGTCAACGGCCTGACTATACCTTGTATTTTGTAAATTCGGTGCAGGAGGAAGTGGGGATGCGCGGCGCGCAAATGATTGCCGAGCGCCTTCGTCCCGACGTGGCATTGGTCACCGACGTGACCCACGATACCTCGACCCCGATGGTCGACAAATTCGAAAACGGCGACATTCGCTGCGGCCGTGGCCCCGTGCTGATGATCGGCCCTGCGGTGCACAACAAGTTGTTGGCCCACCTCGTCGGGGTGGCCAAGGACAAGGAAATTGCCTTCCAATACGATGCCGCGAGCCGTGCAACGGGAACCGACACCGATGCCTTCGCCTACTCGCATACGGGCGTGGCCTCTGCGCTTGTCTCCGTGCCCCTGCGCTACATGCACACGACCGTGGAAATGGTACACAAAGACGACGTCGAAGCGACAGTCAACTTCATGCACAACTTTGTCCTCAGCCTCGAAAACGGCCAAAAATTCAGTTATTTCGACTAA